AACCATCCCATGTAGCGCTGATAGACGGCCTTGACGTTGTGGCTGACCGAGCCGTAGTAACCACGCGCATGCCACGCCTGGTCCAATGCCGGTGGCATCTGGAACATTTCGGCGATCTCCACACCGGTGAAGCCCTGGTTGAGCAGCCGCAACGTCTGGTCGTGCAGGTAGGCGTACAGGTCACGCTGCAGCGAAAGGAATTCGACGATGTGGTCGTGCCCCCAGGTGGGCCAGTGATGCGACGCGAACACCACGTCGGCGCGGTCGGCGAAGGCGTCGATCGCTTCGGTGAGATAACCCGACCAGGCATGCGGATCACGGACCAGCGCACCGCGCAGCGTCAGCAGATTGTGCAGGTTGTGGGTCGCGTTCTCGGCCATGCACAACGCGCGGAACTGCGGGAAATAGAAGTGCATCTCGGCGGGCGCCTCGGTGCCGGGAGCCATCTGGAACTCGATCTGCACGCCGTCGATGGTGTGCGTCTCCCCCGTCTCCCTGATGTCGATGGTCGGGACGATCAGCCCCACCTCGCCCGTCGAAGGGGTCTGCCCGAGACCGCAACCGACCTGCTCGGCGGGCCCGCGATCCAAGAGCGTGCCGTACATGTAGGTGGCACGGCGCGTCATCGCCGGACCGGCATAGACGTTCTCCTGCACGGCGTGGACGGTGAAACCCTCCGGCGCCAGCACCGCCACCTTCCCGGCGTCCACGTCGGCCTGCGACGTCACACCGAGCACACCGCCGAAGTGGTCGACATGGCTGTGGGTGTAGATCACCGCGACGACCGGCCGCTCCCCACCCCGATGTGCGCGGTAAAGCTCCAGCGCGGCCGCGGCCACCTCGGTGGAGACCAGCGGATCGATGACGATGACTCCGGTGTCAGCCTCGATGAAACTGATGTTGGAGAGGTCGAATCCGCGGACCTGGTAGATACCCGGGACCACCTCGTACAGGCCCTGTTTAGCGGCCAGCGTCGACTGCCGCCATAGGCTGGGGTGCACCGACGTGGGGGCGGGTCCGTCGAGGAACGAGTACACGTCGTTGTCCCAGACCACGCGGCCATCGGCGGCCTTGATGACGCACGGCGTCAACGCGGCGATAAAGCCCCGATCGGCGTCGTCGAAATCCCTTGTGTCATCGAACGGTAGCGGATGCTGGCTATGTGCCGACTCGATTGTCGCGGTAGGAGGCTTGTGATCCACCGGCACCACCTTTCCACTATTTCGCGCGGCCCGAGTCACAACTCGCATGCAAATTCTTTTCGTTGGACCCTAGCTATTCCGTCCGGTGAAGTCGCATACTGCCGGGGCGGTCCGCAATGACGATGGGCCGCTACAACGGCAAAGGAGCACAGGTGAAGCGTGGACTGACGGTCGCTGTGGCCGGGGCGGCCATTCTGGTCGCGGGTCTTTCCGGATGTTCGGACAAGAAGTCGAACACGAGTAGCGGTTCCTCGAGCGCGAGTTCAAGCGGAGGCAGCAGCGCTTCCGGCACCAAGGTGATCATCGACGGCCAGGATCAGCACGTGACCGGCACGACCGTGTGCACGACGGCGGCCGGCAACGTCAACATCGCGATCGGCGGGTCCGCGACCGGCATCGCCGCGGTGCTCACGGACGCCAACCCGCCCGAGGTGAAGTCGGTGGGACTCGGCAACGTCAACGGCGTGACCCTCGCGTACACCTCCGGCACCGGCCAGGGCAAGGCCGAGGCGACCAAGAACGGCAACGCCTACAAGATCACCGGCACGGCCACGGGCGTGGACATGGCCAACCCGATGTCCCCGGTGAATAAGCCCTTCGAAATCGACGTCACCTGCTCCTAATCCGACCCCTCAACCCGACGACGCGGGCGGTTGCCAGCCATCTGATGTGGTGCCGACCGGCAACCGCACCGCGAACTCGGTGCGGCCCGGTCGGCTGTGCACGGTG
This genomic stretch from Mycobacterium paragordonae harbors:
- a CDS encoding lipoprotein LpqH; protein product: MKRGLTVAVAGAAILVAGLSGCSDKKSNTSSGSSSASSSGGSSASGTKVIIDGQDQHVTGTTVCTTAAGNVNIAIGGSATGIAAVLTDANPPEVKSVGLGNVNGVTLAYTSGTGQGKAEATKNGNAYKITGTATGVDMANPMSPVNKPFEIDVTCS
- a CDS encoding alkyl/aryl-sulfatase, translated to MPVDHKPPTATIESAHSQHPLPFDDTRDFDDADRGFIAALTPCVIKAADGRVVWDNDVYSFLDGPAPTSVHPSLWRQSTLAAKQGLYEVVPGIYQVRGFDLSNISFIEADTGVIVIDPLVSTEVAAAALELYRAHRGGERPVVAVIYTHSHVDHFGGVLGVTSQADVDAGKVAVLAPEGFTVHAVQENVYAGPAMTRRATYMYGTLLDRGPAEQVGCGLGQTPSTGEVGLIVPTIDIRETGETHTIDGVQIEFQMAPGTEAPAEMHFYFPQFRALCMAENATHNLHNLLTLRGALVRDPHAWSGYLTEAIDAFADRADVVFASHHWPTWGHDHIVEFLSLQRDLYAYLHDQTLRLLNQGFTGVEIAEMFQMPPALDQAWHARGYYGSVSHNVKAVYQRYMGWFDGNPGRLWPHPPEALGPRYVEALGGIDRVVELARAAFDSGDFRWAATLLDHAMFTDADHAGARALYADTLEQLGYGAECATWRNFFMCGSHELRVGNFGTAVQATSPTLLSQLTPEQIFDGLAIRVNGPRSWDMDIAIDITFADLDANYRLALRNGVLVQRRVPADPESATVTVKLDTKFRLLGVAMGDFTSPGLEVSGDQSALQSLLAVLDQPDPSFNIVVP